CTCCATGATCGCAAAATACAACCAACTAACGACGAGCGAGAAAAACGACAAGGCCAGAACAATCACAAAAATGGAAGCGACCGCACCAGCTAACATTGCATCATCGCCGCCGATTAGACCGAGAAGAGGAAAGATTGTTCCCATCCCAAAAATCGCGCTAATGACGCTATAGACAATCGAAAGTAAGATCGCGTCGATAACCGC
This bacterium DNA region includes the following protein-coding sequences:
- a CDS encoding RDD family protein gives rise to the protein MFAGFWKRLLAAVIDAILLSIVYSVISAIFGMGTIFPLLGLIGGDDAMLAGAVASIFVIVLALSFFSLVVSWLYFAIME